A window from Pseudobacteriovorax antillogorgiicola encodes these proteins:
- a CDS encoding flagellar FlbD family protein yields the protein MIILTKLDDNKILLNLETVKYLESVPDTLIFFINGDSVMVKESLQEIEKAIIHHQSQVLSGPAP from the coding sequence ATGATCATACTCACCAAGCTCGACGACAACAAAATTCTGCTCAACCTTGAAACGGTTAAGTACTTAGAATCGGTACCTGATACCCTAATTTTTTTTATAAACGGCGATTCCGTGATGGTTAAAGAGTCTCTACAAGAGATCGAAAAGGCGATTATCCATCATCAGAGTCAGGTTCTTAGTGGCCCGGCTCCTTAG
- the prfB gene encoding peptide chain release factor 2 codes for MKPCKIEPNLHTASTIKYGGFFDVEKKEKELKDIEVEIESRPDFWTNPDVSAPVLKKKSMLENGLNRAKKLAQSRDDLSVALELAAEGEDEYLQEAESLLNYIEEELDQLEVESLLSGDMDGNDAVVTLNAGAGGTESCDWASMLFRMYLRYAERKGWKTEIFDLQDGDEAGIKSATFQISGEFSFGLLKAESGVHRLVRISPFDSNARRHTSFASVFVTPVVDDNIDIEVNEGDIRVDTYRASGAGGQHINKTDSAVRMTHIPTGIVVQCQTQRSQHQNRDQCMKLLKSKLYEMEMEERRKAQEAAEGAKSEIGWGSQIRSYVLHPYKMVKDHRTNLENHSPDDVLDGGLEGFINEFLSKSYDAANS; via the coding sequence TTGAAACCCTGCAAGATAGAGCCAAATCTGCACACAGCAAGTACGATCAAGTATGGAGGTTTCTTTGACGTAGAAAAGAAGGAGAAGGAGCTTAAAGATATCGAAGTCGAGATCGAATCCCGCCCCGACTTCTGGACAAACCCTGACGTTTCCGCCCCCGTACTCAAAAAGAAAAGCATGCTAGAAAATGGGCTCAATCGTGCCAAAAAATTGGCGCAAAGTCGAGACGACCTGTCGGTAGCCTTAGAGTTAGCAGCAGAGGGCGAAGACGAATATCTTCAAGAAGCCGAATCTCTTCTGAACTACATCGAAGAAGAACTCGATCAGCTCGAAGTGGAAAGCCTGTTGAGTGGCGATATGGATGGCAATGATGCAGTTGTCACGCTCAATGCTGGAGCTGGTGGCACCGAGTCTTGTGACTGGGCCTCGATGTTGTTCCGCATGTACCTACGCTACGCTGAGCGCAAGGGCTGGAAAACTGAAATTTTCGATCTCCAAGATGGCGATGAGGCCGGTATTAAAAGCGCAACCTTTCAAATTTCAGGTGAATTTTCATTCGGTTTGCTGAAAGCCGAATCTGGCGTACATCGCCTCGTGCGCATTAGCCCTTTTGATTCAAACGCCAGACGACACACGTCATTTGCCTCGGTATTTGTTACGCCTGTTGTCGACGACAACATTGATATTGAAGTCAACGAGGGGGATATACGAGTCGATACCTACCGGGCCAGCGGCGCCGGTGGCCAGCATATAAACAAAACCGATTCGGCCGTAAGGATGACTCATATTCCAACCGGAATTGTCGTTCAGTGCCAAACCCAGCGTTCTCAGCATCAAAACCGCGATCAATGTATGAAACTCCTAAAATCTAAACTTTATGAGATGGAAATGGAAGAGCGCCGTAAAGCTCAAGAAGCAGCTGAAGGCGCCAAGTCTGAAATTGGCTGGGGAAGCCAAATTCGAAGTTACGTTCTGCACCCCTATAAGATGGTAAAGGATCATCGCACGAATCTCGAAAATCATAGCCCTGATGATGTTCTCGATGGTGGTCTCGAAGGGTTTATCAACGAGTTCCTTTCAAAATCCTACGACGCTGCAAATAGCTAG
- a CDS encoding tetratricopeptide repeat protein, with protein sequence MKYLLFYILMLTPELLFARGKALKDRSIDEILSQYMIVGDFSAKASLRDNSQEIFWRYPIKLARVNFPIALIDPNDKDFPKEFPRTDGHGRAIEHLNRGRVLFLKGEYEEARKTWLGGRARYGTSYDYHRRNDYFIANSFLFEAMARLKSHNYNYDHEDVRGWFVNASTFFSWSYGVKKDIPDPVLDQVAPKAFYNLSAIYFTYERWAAAFGSVDDGFAYLRRTGRKEYRTQFRRMKAELFIRNRDYLSAVQQLDIALRQDRDVEQAALIFARIGDIYFDLNNFELAEDMYSLAIRLDHRRDKIRPWQFILRGECLFWLGKFDEAIKMMNYGLASLSSTKVVKDLPFEFQALASIRIADSYLALGKIEDAKLAYYRHIREFRAHETLHVAKLREACLELPFYQGNNIEHSRKVLNQLKEETTLPIVAQELVWTCEMASYAQHDRSPQLVERVRNFYSRYPRSEFLKSLVEPVRDIQARNIESYFDAGDIYGAVGFFEQGRRTLFPKVPDKYKKSLFEAYVDMSRSEPAKEFYDGYKAQNDAQFIRKAVMLSEVTPPNGNDKWANESQQIGEQLQKRDWTIPFTKGTHLYIDRILSAPGGPDHYLWIYDLASTWVEENFGVACDIIYPVLQRLGDERSHFSEATFKNKSKDFIATYLEDMLKYETFCAYSVLEFELELFKSDPTMLGKAYLNRGYLPVNNVTAALFYSLAEMNYDQGDKAVARALWQKIVKDGDDALPEVRYARSRLDTRRTELEKLWE encoded by the coding sequence ATGAAGTATCTCTTGTTCTACATACTGATGTTAACTCCAGAGCTATTGTTTGCCCGGGGTAAGGCTCTCAAAGACCGCAGTATCGATGAAATTCTGAGTCAGTATATGATTGTCGGAGATTTTTCGGCAAAGGCATCCTTGCGGGATAACAGTCAAGAAATCTTCTGGCGGTATCCGATCAAGCTGGCTCGGGTGAACTTTCCGATTGCACTCATAGATCCCAATGACAAAGACTTCCCGAAAGAGTTTCCGAGAACGGATGGCCACGGTCGTGCGATCGAGCACCTTAATCGTGGACGAGTGCTATTTCTCAAAGGTGAGTATGAAGAAGCACGAAAAACCTGGTTGGGAGGCCGAGCGAGGTATGGAACATCCTACGATTATCACAGACGTAACGACTACTTTATCGCGAACTCGTTTCTTTTTGAGGCGATGGCGAGGTTGAAAAGCCATAATTATAATTATGACCATGAAGACGTTCGTGGGTGGTTTGTGAACGCTTCAACATTCTTTTCTTGGTCCTATGGAGTTAAGAAAGACATCCCGGATCCTGTGCTCGATCAGGTGGCACCAAAAGCTTTTTACAATCTTTCCGCGATTTACTTTACCTATGAGCGCTGGGCAGCGGCTTTTGGATCTGTGGATGACGGTTTTGCCTATTTGAGACGTACAGGTCGAAAGGAGTATCGCACGCAATTCAGACGAATGAAGGCCGAGCTATTTATTAGAAATCGTGACTACTTGAGTGCTGTGCAGCAGCTAGACATTGCCTTGAGGCAGGACCGCGATGTTGAACAAGCTGCCCTAATTTTTGCTCGGATTGGTGATATCTATTTTGATCTCAACAATTTCGAACTTGCTGAAGACATGTATAGCTTGGCGATTCGTCTGGACCATCGACGGGACAAAATTCGTCCTTGGCAGTTTATCCTAAGAGGGGAGTGCCTTTTCTGGCTCGGGAAATTTGATGAAGCCATAAAAATGATGAATTACGGGCTTGCGAGTCTCAGCTCAACAAAAGTTGTAAAGGACTTACCCTTTGAATTTCAAGCTTTGGCAAGCATTCGTATTGCTGATTCCTATCTTGCCTTAGGCAAGATAGAAGACGCGAAGCTCGCTTATTATCGTCATATTCGCGAGTTTCGTGCTCACGAAACGCTCCATGTGGCAAAGCTTCGCGAGGCTTGCCTAGAGCTACCCTTCTACCAAGGCAACAATATTGAACACTCACGAAAAGTACTGAATCAACTCAAGGAAGAAACAACGTTACCGATTGTGGCCCAAGAGTTGGTTTGGACTTGTGAAATGGCCTCCTATGCACAACATGATCGCAGTCCACAACTTGTAGAGCGAGTACGAAATTTTTATAGTCGTTACCCTCGATCAGAATTCCTAAAGAGTCTGGTCGAGCCGGTGAGAGATATCCAAGCTCGCAATATTGAAAGTTATTTCGATGCTGGTGACATTTATGGTGCAGTAGGATTTTTTGAACAAGGTCGTCGGACTCTTTTTCCTAAGGTGCCAGACAAGTACAAGAAGTCGCTATTCGAAGCTTATGTTGATATGAGCCGATCAGAACCAGCTAAAGAGTTTTATGATGGCTATAAAGCCCAGAATGATGCTCAGTTCATTCGCAAGGCTGTGATGCTTTCCGAGGTGACTCCACCGAATGGTAACGATAAGTGGGCGAATGAAAGTCAGCAAATCGGTGAGCAACTACAAAAGCGGGATTGGACAATTCCATTTACTAAGGGTACTCATCTCTATATCGACCGTATACTTTCTGCACCCGGTGGCCCAGATCACTACCTCTGGATCTATGACCTTGCCAGCACTTGGGTGGAGGAGAACTTTGGCGTGGCATGCGACATCATTTATCCCGTTTTGCAGCGGCTAGGAGATGAGCGGTCCCATTTCTCCGAAGCTACATTTAAGAATAAGTCGAAGGACTTTATAGCAACTTATCTAGAAGATATGCTGAAATATGAGACGTTCTGCGCCTATTCTGTTCTGGAGTTCGAGTTAGAACTATTTAAAAGTGATCCTACGATGCTGGGTAAGGCGTACTTGAATCGTGGCTACCTGCCAGTGAATAATGTTACAGCAGCTCTTTTCTATTCCCTTGCGGAAATGAACTATGATCAAGGGGATAAGGCCGTTGCCCGTGCTCTATGGCAAAAGATAGTGAAAGATGGTGATGATGCACTTCCCGAAGTTCGCTACGCCCGTAGTCGCCTTGATACAAGACGCACCGAGTTAGAAAAATTGTGGGAATAG
- a CDS encoding ChaN family lipoprotein: MSKQTNLRLYEFHKSLYEKALQEASSHAPYDAPSVIKYSKEFYNSLPKTYKRTDLNTILKRLHDSDILLFGDFHTHRQTQKGLIRILEAYGKIDPERQMVLAMEMFRATDQESINAYLREQISEDELLKQCDYDEHWGFPWENYRLVVEFARENSIQIIGINTDMAGKDRLPKRDRFAAHILGDVIQGYPECLCACLIGEYHLADNHLPVYLDQEIRSVRILTNIDEFYFTRANYEEYASTEYINLKPNMYCILNSPPWIKWQSYSMWEEMKSAQEDYDPSILYTEEAFDIDYQIVSIMGHLTEFLDISLKESDLSNFHSYCELTSKDFTQLRNDRQVSNYTKSLMEARLAIDGIFYIPETRFALLEKQTLNSIAELAGQILFCILHPPSKDMTLKEAFTHRVIMISAGILASKTLNPRRKSPDIHQFESDLKRMHRKKLSEGDRIYREALRYTIKLYYRLLLGRSRIDLSIINRDMRSSGIYSLMIGQLLGMETYQSIMNPKKAHINFSDLFQFSNQDISITKVYRSLIRFLFQT, from the coding sequence ATGAGCAAACAGACTAATTTGCGACTCTATGAATTTCATAAATCGCTTTATGAGAAGGCCCTGCAAGAAGCCTCCTCACACGCGCCTTATGACGCACCATCAGTGATCAAATATTCTAAAGAATTCTACAACTCATTACCCAAAACCTACAAACGGACCGATCTCAACACTATCCTCAAGAGACTCCATGATAGCGATATCCTGCTGTTTGGAGATTTTCACACCCACCGCCAGACCCAAAAAGGGCTGATTCGAATTCTGGAAGCTTACGGAAAGATTGACCCTGAGCGTCAAATGGTGCTCGCCATGGAGATGTTTAGAGCTACCGACCAAGAATCCATCAACGCATATCTTAGGGAGCAGATATCAGAAGATGAGCTGCTAAAGCAGTGTGACTATGACGAGCATTGGGGTTTTCCATGGGAAAACTATCGATTGGTAGTTGAGTTTGCTAGAGAAAACAGTATTCAGATCATAGGGATTAACACGGATATGGCTGGCAAAGACCGCCTGCCTAAGCGGGATCGATTCGCGGCTCATATTCTTGGTGATGTGATTCAAGGTTACCCTGAATGCCTCTGCGCCTGCCTTATTGGCGAGTATCACCTTGCCGACAATCATTTGCCAGTATATCTCGACCAAGAAATCCGATCGGTCAGAATACTTACAAATATTGATGAATTCTATTTCACAAGGGCCAACTATGAAGAGTATGCTTCAACGGAATACATCAATCTCAAGCCCAACATGTATTGTATACTGAACTCTCCTCCCTGGATCAAATGGCAGTCCTATAGCATGTGGGAAGAAATGAAATCTGCTCAGGAAGACTACGATCCGTCCATCCTATATACAGAAGAAGCCTTCGATATCGACTATCAGATCGTTTCTATCATGGGACACCTAACCGAGTTTCTAGATATTTCACTGAAGGAAAGTGACCTCTCAAATTTTCATTCCTATTGCGAACTCACCTCAAAAGATTTTACTCAGCTAAGAAATGATCGCCAGGTATCAAATTATACGAAAAGCTTAATGGAGGCCCGGCTGGCGATTGATGGAATTTTCTACATACCAGAAACACGATTCGCCCTTCTGGAGAAGCAGACTTTGAACTCAATCGCTGAGCTAGCTGGACAAATCCTGTTCTGCATTCTACATCCTCCATCTAAAGATATGACTCTAAAAGAAGCATTCACCCATCGCGTTATTATGATCAGCGCAGGAATTCTTGCCAGCAAAACCCTTAATCCAAGACGCAAATCGCCGGATATTCATCAATTTGAATCCGACCTCAAACGCATGCATCGTAAGAAACTGAGTGAAGGGGATCGTATCTATCGTGAGGCTTTACGATACACCATCAAGCTATACTATAGACTGCTTCTTGGGCGATCTCGGATCGATCTGTCAATTATCAATCGAGACATGAGAAGCAGTGGGATCTACAGCCTTATGATTGGGCAACTATTGGGTATGGAAACCTATCAATCAATCATGAACCCGAAGAAAGCCCATATCAATTTTAGCGATCTCTTTCAATTTTCCAATCAGGATATATCTATCACCAAAGTTTATCGCTCCCTTATCCGCTTCCTCTTTCAGACATAG
- a CDS encoding methyl-accepting chemotaxis protein translates to MYKLVRDPFFIGGLGSIPAVVIAMAPLVSFQNFVLPLLAFLMWALLIYSAYISRKTSEAYDEISHEEIERLKVEVEQARRSDSGDFDRKIAIIKQGLEKEFEVEKASLEAKLKETEVDNNNLRVQITERNNELAQLRVSLNELKEEMANRKYGSLQGMDAHVEISTINERKRELESHLAERDEHLAAQEKLLRHILDLIPQIHNQMTAVIDHTETSAIEIGDKVRYIYEKAQEHLEESNEINKQFSGSSGGDDDESLSLSGVISVALKLLQDMTDMLEENGRLNLDYSRSIEAILENTATINKITEDIQYISDQTNLLALNAAIEAARAGEHGRGFSVVAEEVRKLSDRTNQASNDITQIVGKVNDSVEAISKSLTDNRQKTESKKQSVNQAVKSLLETARESTEVFSKLVDSSVVSSESVAQNIDQIILSLQFQDITRQEIEAAIVPIKRISSLAEEMVSKLNLMGEDRQVFKQAAGAEFVRSEPATPAAPSPAAAQPAPAETTAPKEPAKPAVESASKKSATGGEVLEFDTPDDTVEPAPSPAAAPKAEEKPAAEESSTEEEEDKEDPANRGDVLFF, encoded by the coding sequence ATGTATAAGCTAGTGAGAGATCCTTTCTTCATAGGTGGACTGGGATCCATTCCAGCAGTCGTAATAGCGATGGCTCCACTGGTTAGCTTTCAAAACTTTGTACTGCCACTTCTAGCCTTTCTTATGTGGGCATTGCTCATTTACAGCGCCTACATTTCGAGAAAAACAAGTGAGGCTTATGATGAAATATCACACGAAGAGATCGAAAGGCTAAAGGTTGAAGTAGAGCAAGCGAGGCGAAGCGACTCTGGAGATTTTGATCGAAAGATCGCCATTATCAAGCAAGGCCTTGAAAAGGAGTTTGAGGTAGAAAAAGCCTCGCTCGAAGCGAAGTTGAAAGAAACTGAAGTTGACAATAATAACTTGAGAGTTCAGATAACAGAGCGAAATAACGAGCTGGCCCAGCTTCGGGTTTCGTTGAATGAACTCAAGGAAGAGATGGCAAATCGAAAATACGGCTCCTTGCAGGGCATGGATGCCCATGTAGAAATTTCGACGATCAATGAACGGAAACGCGAGTTGGAATCACATCTAGCTGAAAGGGATGAGCACCTTGCAGCTCAAGAGAAACTGCTGAGGCATATTCTTGACCTAATTCCCCAGATTCACAACCAAATGACTGCTGTAATTGATCATACAGAAACCTCGGCCATTGAGATTGGTGACAAGGTTCGATACATCTACGAGAAAGCTCAGGAACATCTCGAAGAATCAAATGAAATTAATAAGCAGTTCTCGGGTAGTAGTGGGGGCGACGACGACGAAAGCCTCTCACTGTCTGGGGTGATTTCTGTAGCCCTAAAACTCTTGCAGGATATGACAGATATGCTTGAGGAAAATGGGCGTCTGAATCTTGACTATTCTCGCTCCATCGAAGCCATTTTAGAAAATACAGCAACGATTAATAAGATTACTGAAGATATCCAGTATATTTCCGACCAGACAAACCTTTTGGCATTGAATGCTGCAATTGAGGCGGCTCGTGCTGGTGAGCATGGACGAGGTTTTAGTGTCGTTGCCGAAGAAGTTCGAAAACTATCGGATCGTACCAATCAAGCCTCTAATGATATTACCCAGATTGTTGGTAAGGTTAACGACTCTGTCGAGGCCATTTCAAAGTCGCTTACTGACAATCGTCAAAAGACAGAGAGTAAGAAGCAAAGTGTCAATCAAGCAGTGAAATCCCTACTAGAAACCGCGCGCGAGTCCACAGAGGTTTTCTCAAAGCTAGTGGACTCTTCCGTAGTGTCCTCGGAAAGTGTTGCTCAGAATATCGATCAGATTATCCTAAGTCTTCAATTTCAGGATATTACACGGCAAGAAATCGAAGCCGCGATTGTACCCATTAAGAGAATCTCTAGTTTGGCGGAAGAGATGGTTTCAAAGCTCAACCTCATGGGCGAGGATCGTCAGGTATTCAAACAGGCGGCTGGCGCTGAGTTCGTGCGTTCCGAACCAGCTACGCCAGCAGCTCCAAGCCCAGCGGCAGCTCAACCAGCCCCTGCTGAAACCACTGCTCCTAAGGAACCCGCAAAACCTGCCGTAGAGTCAGCTAGCAAGAAGTCAGCGACAGGTGGTGAGGTTCTTGAATTTGATACTCCCGATGATACTGTTGAGCCAGCTCCTAGCCCCGCAGCGGCGCCTAAGGCTGAAGAAAAACCAGCCGCTGAAGAATCATCAACCGAAGAGGAAGAAGATAAGGAAGATCCAGCAAATCGAGGTGACGTTCTATTCTTCTAA
- the fmt gene encoding methionyl-tRNA formyltransferase: MRIIFMGSPKEVITPCQMLMEFCQSTDHDLIAVVSQPAKPAGRRKKLSDPPLATWALEQGIKVIQPAKARDPQFLEDLRDLKPDLVITAAYGQILTEEFLAIPSRGTINIHPSLLPEYRGASPVQTALFDGREKTGVTILFTVRALDSGHIIVQKPATIEPLETADSLLARMFRLGGEALLEAVKALEDPDFIGTPQDESQVTHCHKFEKASGVIDWSLPNKEIVQRYQAFKPWPGTFAFYGGKRVLIEDLEPIEADNLSLNTGEFIYSKGLKALLAKTKDGYLRLNKVKPEGSKLIDGAAFWNGLKLSGRGQFDV; encoded by the coding sequence ATGCGAATTATTTTCATGGGTTCACCAAAAGAAGTGATCACTCCTTGCCAGATGTTGATGGAGTTTTGTCAATCCACAGATCACGATCTGATTGCGGTTGTAAGCCAACCTGCAAAACCCGCTGGTCGTCGGAAAAAGCTAAGTGATCCTCCCCTTGCCACTTGGGCCCTGGAGCAAGGTATTAAGGTCATTCAGCCAGCAAAGGCGCGAGATCCTCAGTTTCTCGAAGATCTACGAGACCTCAAGCCAGACTTGGTTATAACTGCTGCCTACGGCCAAATTCTAACCGAAGAGTTTTTAGCTATTCCCTCACGGGGCACTATCAATATTCATCCTTCACTCCTCCCTGAGTATCGAGGAGCAAGCCCGGTGCAGACGGCTCTGTTCGATGGTAGAGAAAAGACAGGAGTCACCATACTCTTTACAGTTAGGGCACTTGATTCAGGCCATATCATCGTTCAAAAGCCGGCTACCATTGAACCCCTTGAAACTGCAGACTCGCTTTTGGCAAGAATGTTCCGATTGGGTGGCGAAGCGCTCCTCGAAGCTGTGAAAGCTCTTGAAGACCCCGATTTCATAGGCACTCCACAGGATGAAAGCCAAGTTACTCACTGCCATAAATTTGAAAAAGCCAGCGGTGTTATCGATTGGAGTCTACCGAATAAAGAGATCGTCCAACGATACCAAGCCTTCAAGCCGTGGCCTGGTACATTTGCTTTCTATGGAGGCAAGAGGGTTTTGATTGAGGACTTAGAGCCGATCGAAGCAGACAACCTTTCTCTCAACACGGGAGAATTCATTTACAGCAAAGGACTCAAAGCCTTACTTGCCAAAACGAAAGATGGCTACCTGAGGCTCAATAAAGTCAAGCCCGAAGGCTCAAAGCTGATCGACGGCGCAGCATTTTGGAATGGCCTTAAACTTTCCGGAAGGGGGCAGTTCGATGTCTAA
- a CDS encoding formyltransferase family protein yields the protein MSKIPVAVAISGGGRTLKNLLEQQHSRAYEVAAVISSSTLCAGNQIAIDHKLPLLVCDFSAKGQEQAQTQVGDFLNEHHIAWIALAGFLKPFPVLQAFERRIINIHPALLPRYGGKGMYGMNVHRAVLDAGDSISGATIHYVTEKYDEGQIISQATVDVSDAQDAEGIAKQVFAAECRLYPYTLDLLVKGETPDHLVIESQRKTDD from the coding sequence ATGTCTAAGATACCAGTCGCCGTTGCAATTTCTGGAGGTGGCCGGACCCTCAAAAACCTTCTAGAACAGCAACACAGCCGTGCCTACGAAGTTGCTGCTGTGATCAGCTCGTCCACCTTATGCGCAGGGAATCAAATAGCAATCGATCATAAGCTTCCACTACTCGTTTGCGACTTTTCAGCCAAAGGTCAGGAGCAAGCACAGACTCAAGTCGGTGACTTCCTGAATGAGCATCATATTGCTTGGATTGCACTCGCTGGATTTCTAAAACCATTTCCAGTTCTACAGGCTTTTGAGCGGCGAATTATTAACATTCACCCAGCCTTACTTCCTCGCTATGGTGGGAAGGGGATGTATGGGATGAATGTTCACCGCGCGGTCTTAGACGCCGGAGACTCAATTAGTGGAGCAACAATTCACTATGTGACAGAAAAATATGATGAAGGGCAGATCATATCTCAGGCCACCGTCGATGTATCCGATGCCCAAGATGCCGAAGGCATAGCCAAGCAAGTCTTTGCTGCCGAATGTCGCCTTTACCCCTATACTTTAGACTTATTAGTGAAAGGCGAAACTCCTGATCACCTCGTAATAGAAAGCCAGAGAAAAACCGATGACTGA
- a CDS encoding MotE family protein → MISLLTEHGVKLIFLVKILILSVILIDETDLFYIGERTSIAADDDNLAQNAQEIPADDQEFVDEETSRRKSFFEELLTLPKVKPEQNKKDELAKYFSIIERKSRQVEDRIKVLKVRQQQLVQLERSIEQKLKKLEDEMAYFQQTQQQEKDLQKERLESLVEFYKKMPPKKAAPVFERLDKDLVVSLFNAFPKKQTMLILSLMNPDKSVELSEYFGRIQSAKEYELLKEINTALLEEFEECKTEPKIE, encoded by the coding sequence ATGATAAGTCTGCTGACTGAACATGGAGTCAAGCTCATATTCCTCGTCAAAATCCTGATTCTATCGGTGATTCTGATTGATGAAACCGACCTTTTCTATATTGGCGAGAGAACTTCTATTGCAGCAGATGATGACAATCTGGCCCAAAACGCTCAAGAAATACCTGCTGATGATCAGGAATTTGTCGACGAGGAAACCAGTCGCCGCAAGAGCTTCTTTGAGGAGCTTCTCACCTTGCCTAAAGTTAAGCCCGAGCAGAATAAGAAAGATGAGTTGGCAAAATATTTCTCCATCATCGAGCGAAAAAGCCGCCAAGTAGAAGATCGCATCAAAGTTCTGAAAGTGCGTCAACAACAGCTGGTTCAGTTAGAGAGATCCATAGAGCAGAAGCTCAAGAAGTTGGAAGACGAGATGGCCTACTTCCAACAGACACAACAACAAGAAAAAGACCTCCAAAAAGAACGCCTTGAAAGCTTGGTCGAATTTTATAAAAAGATGCCCCCTAAGAAAGCGGCACCGGTATTCGAGCGGCTAGATAAGGATCTCGTGGTCTCGCTGTTCAATGCTTTCCCCAAAAAGCAGACCATGCTTATTCTATCTCTCATGAACCCTGATAAATCTGTCGAGCTATCAGAGTACTTTGGCCGCATTCAGTCAGCCAAAGAGTACGAGCTTCTCAAGGAGATCAACACAGCACTTCTTGAAGAGTTTGAAGAGTGTAAGACAGAACCAAAGATTGAGTGA
- a CDS encoding lysophospholipid acyltransferase family protein, with product MSVVRYLDTSSQTPPQTFLASLWGGFLGLLIFVPLLVINVFQMLSTLLIPISPSVFRKTNRFIANYYWGFLVLIFEKVNKIRVDITGDEIPPQENAVVDCNHQNIADIPILMVLAWRKDRLGDLKFFVKDVIKYVPGPGWGMIFLDCIFVKRNWLSDKEKIDATFHKFKVNKTPLWIVSFLEGTRITASKLEKSQAFMKRKGLPITQHVMAPRTKGFIASVNSMRKELDAVYNVTIYYPEGIPSLWQLLKGDCKTIRMHVKRTAIDRVPEPEAELEQWVIDAYVEKDKLLGNLKKANPLEPDSSEEHSPPIKVRS from the coding sequence ATGAGTGTTGTTAGATACTTAGACACCAGTTCCCAAACTCCGCCACAGACTTTTCTAGCGAGTCTTTGGGGGGGATTCCTTGGACTTCTCATTTTTGTCCCCCTTCTGGTAATTAATGTCTTTCAAATGCTCTCAACTTTGCTAATCCCTATAAGCCCCAGCGTCTTTCGCAAGACAAACCGATTTATTGCTAATTATTACTGGGGTTTCTTGGTCTTGATCTTTGAAAAGGTCAACAAGATTCGGGTCGACATCACGGGGGATGAGATTCCACCTCAGGAAAATGCCGTGGTCGACTGCAATCATCAGAATATTGCAGACATTCCCATCCTTATGGTTCTTGCCTGGCGCAAAGACCGTCTCGGCGACCTCAAATTTTTTGTTAAGGATGTTATCAAATATGTACCCGGTCCCGGCTGGGGAATGATCTTCCTCGACTGTATCTTCGTCAAGCGCAATTGGCTTAGCGACAAGGAAAAAATCGATGCCACCTTTCACAAGTTTAAAGTGAATAAGACCCCTCTTTGGATCGTTTCTTTTTTAGAGGGCACCCGAATCACTGCGTCGAAGCTTGAAAAAAGTCAGGCGTTTATGAAGCGCAAAGGACTCCCTATTACCCAGCATGTGATGGCACCTCGTACCAAGGGATTCATAGCGTCCGTAAATTCAATGAGAAAAGAACTCGACGCCGTATACAATGTCACCATTTATTATCCAGAAGGCATCCCATCTCTATGGCAATTACTCAAAGGGGACTGCAAGACGATTCGCATGCATGTGAAACGAACAGCCATCGATAGGGTTCCAGAGCCAGAAGCTGAGCTTGAACAATGGGTGATCGATGCCTACGTTGAGAAGGATAAGCTTCTGGGTAATCTTAAAAAGGCTAATCCACTGGAACCAGACAGCTCCGAGGAACACAGTCCGCCGATTAAAGTTCGTTCTTAA